The window cctttttttttcttcctaatCCTTGTTGAAGATGACGAAATAGTCTCAAATATGACTATGATAATTAGAGTTACCCAATGAGATCTAGTTCTAATTAAAGCAATGGAGATAGTGTGTTGGGCTGATAATTTTATCGTTAACTGGGAGAAGATTTTGGAATGGAGAAGAAATGACACATAACACTCCTTACTGTACAGACCGCAAAGAGAGCAAAAGGGTGCATTAGAGTAAGAATCAGGGAAGGGGCTCTAGCGCAGACATTTCGATACTCAAGTCAGTGCAACAACTGAGCAAAAAgtagagaagaagatgaacagtatatGCATGCATATTATAACGTTGTAGAGTGTATATGGTAAGAGGAccttttttttatactgactcttaAAACTCCGTAATCATGATGTGAGAATATTTGGTGTCAGAATATGTCGAGTAATGAAATATATACCGCCAACTTtcgaggaagattttattttatgCACATGAATCATATTTTACAATCCTCGTATTAATGAGGCAGCTGAGAATGTCAGATGTCATGAGTGGGGCGTTGAGAGTTGTATTGTAGAATCGAAGAGCTAGCTAGCCCTGTATGTTCAATCGTTGTAGGAGCCGGTCGAGTTTATTATGTGTGTTTTGGCACTGAGTGGGACGTTGAGACCCTTATGTCCGACCGACACTTTAGGCCGACAGGTCATATATTGAGCGTTGTATCGTAAGAATGGGAAGTTAAGTCCCTTATATCCAACCGAGTATGAGGCCTACCTATTGTATGTTAAGGGACTTGCCCATAAAATATAAGAAGTCGTGTCCCATGACTCCGATCGAGTTAAAGTTTGTTCAGGTTTATACCGAAAGCCACACTTCTGAGAGAGGTAGTTCATCCGAATATATATACCCTTACTTTAATTATCATCTTATCTTTAACTTTAACTTATTATATTATCTTAACTATTAACTTCACATTACTTCTGGACCCACTCCATATCAATTCTAATTCTATTAGATCTATTTACGAATGGTTCCGGTGTTCAAGCCTTGACCTCGAGTCAACTTGGATCTTGACTTTGGGCCCCAAACTCATGCAACGTGAAGTTTGTTGGATCTCTGAGCGACTCGGATCTCTTAGCGACGCGTAAGCTGTTTTAAGCACAGATTTGTGCAATGTGTAACACGGCTCGAACTCGGATTGTGCCAAGTAAGATCTGTGGAATAAGGCGCAACATAAATTGAGTGCGGATCGAGATTGGCCTTGTTTTGCTCCAACGGAGGCACGCGGCGCATTTATTCTGCGCGCCTTCGACAATCTGACCATGTGCATGAACCAAGGTAGGTCGGCAAGGCCTACGTCGAGCCACGAGTTTTGAGAGGGTTCTGCTAAAGTCGCTGAGAAATTTCGCTTATTGTTGTAGAGTGGCGGTTGCCTTGCCGCAACTGCAAACTCCCACCTGCGAAGCCAAAATAGTGAGTGAATAAAATATTCTAAGAAGAATTCGTAAAATACTGAAACGCAAAAAGAATTATCCAAAGTTAGACCGAGTCAGATGCAACTGCGGTGAGTTAAGTTTTTGGTTATAAGAGTTTTGATAATAATTGAGTAGCACAAAGTTAATGATTTTGATAGAGAAATTATATCTTAAATATGGAACTGGGAGAAATCATTGGAGCCAACACCCTAACTTGGAGAAATCATACTACATTGGAATGTGGGAAATTTCTATCATTAacttatatatgttatttttagCAATTCAACTATTCAATTTATATATTTgtcaaatttatattaaaaacttTATACACATGATGTACGAATTATTTCTGTGATACaagttttttaatttatcaaatttaataGGCCAAATTACTAGCTCGACCGTCTTAACAATAGTCTAGTTTTCGAAATACCGATTTAGGTAATaacttatttatattcatttaatatacattatatatttacactaaatcaattaaatgaataagtttgaacaatccagtaaattaaattaattaaatgaacaagtTTAAATAATctattaaattaaatgaacaagtttGAATAAATATATGTTCAGTTCATTAATATTTATGAATGTTGTTAGTGAATAATaatgatttgattatcttattaaataaatttgaataatataaaatttgatttcgATTTAGTTTgattatcttattaaataaatttgaataatgtaaaatttgatttgattggtcTCGTTTATGACCCTAACTGTACTATATTATATTACCTTCTAAATGTGTTGATTCTGTCTGAAAGTAGAGAAGACGGTACGTTGGGAACGTGGCTCTGTGGTAGACTGGATGAAGACTCTGCGCTGTCCTATAAAACCAAGGGCGTTAGTACTCGGCCGAGAAGGGGTCCCCGACTTTGGCCCTTTGACACTCAAGTCAATCTTTGATTCAGTGGAGAAGAATAGTAGAAATGAACAGTAGCCTAAAGCGTGTAGAATAACAAGTATCACATACCTCCGCTGTAGATGAAGACCTCCATTTAGAGTGTCACTGTAGTGTCTGCGCACGTATCCCAAAGTATGTACATATTTTCCAAAGCGTCTTAGGAAAAAATAAGTCAAAAAGTATTCATGACACCTTTTATTAAGCGAGCACGCAAATCTTCGATGTGATAAACTAGAACCTTTTAAAGTATGATTTAGACATGCTCTGTTGTCAGCGGCACAAACTTCCAAAAAAGTACGATAAATCGTATGTGGGTCCCGCTGTAGTTTGATCGGCTGTGGACAAGTCAGGAGGATGCCCGTTCAGTCTTATGGGGTACAACCCCTAACTTGACGCTCGCTCGGCCTATCCCTGGAACTGAGTGAAAGAAAATTGAGCCTGGTCGACCTTGAGGCTCAATCGATCCCAGTCGCGGATCAAAAAAATCACTATTAACTGATGAGGATAACTTGATGGTCCACAGTTATTATGCTAACTCCGACCGACAGGAGGCCCGAGTTGGTGTTGATAATCTGATTTTCCATATTGAGTTGGACACCCAGTCAGACACTCATGTCCGACCGGCCGTGTAATCCAATCGGATAACTCATAGggtatgtttggttcaagttatcaagcataaccttggttatatgattacttggtaatcacataaccaagattatggggaataaaatataatccttatcttgtttggttcaacctaactAATGGTATAatctaatttagcatttactgCATTACCCCTGGTTCAATTATATGATTattttttagattaaattaaattattataatattattaattaataaattgataatatatataataaataaataaaattgatttataattttaaaatttaaaataaatttatatatattttaaatatgattAGATATGTCATTAACTAATTATATAtactttaaatttatatatattcagataagatatgtggttaaattttttaatatgctTACCTTTCTACTGTGCTTCTCCCTCATGCCCAATTTTTCCACGCCGACATCTTCTTTCTCCCAAGCAGCAACGTCTCCTCCTCCGTAAGCCATGGACGCCCCACGAATCAATTTCGATTGGTACTCGAAAAGCACAGAATGATTATGAACAATCTCCACGAAGGGGAAGCAAAAAAGGAAAGTGATCGGCGCGGCCCCATGTTGATTGCGACGAGCTCGTGACAGCTGTTGGGCAGAAGTCGAAGGGTAAGAAGATCTCGTGGAGGAGATCGAAGGGGAGAAGGCGGAAGAAGATTTTGTCCCTTGTAATTTACTCTTGCTCATCTCCTCGTTCGATGCTGTATTGCTCTGTGCCAGCAAGGGAAAGGTCGAACTGGTGGCGGAGCGAGGCAGCAAGCGGAGCGAGGCAGCAAGCGGCGCCGACTGTTGGGGAAGAGGCGGAGGGGCGTTGAGCTCTGAGAGAATGTTGGGGAAGATTCGAAggataatttagaaaaaaatattgataacctAGGAATCGTAAAAAAAACCTAAGATTTCCAAGGTTTTATGATTCCTAATTCTATTCCCTAATTGTTAATGTGGTGGGAATGTTGCATCACCAGTAATCACCAATTATTTAAACCAAATAAGGCTATCGTTGATAACCAATTAAGGTTATCAgcgataaccccgaaccaaacacgTCCATAGTAGAAGCTTTTGACCTTTATTGACTTTTCATCATGTCAGCCGACCTCATTGTTTTGACTTTCTTTTGGGGTCATCTTTAATTATGTATAAATTTTTATTGGCACCCAATATTTAAATTACGCCGATTAATTAGGTCATTATGGTCGGATAGTGACGTAGCGTCCTTAGTCCTGATAAGAAGCCCATGTCCATTTAAAAGCTGGAGGAATCAGTTGGCAACGGAGGGGAGAAGAGTGGTAGGCAGCTAGCGAGGTTAATGGGTTTTAAATGAGCGTTCGGTGGAAGTCTAATCCAATAATGATTCTTAAGCTCAGATCGAGCACATTTCAAttatcatttgtttttttttcgaaaattaaatcaaataaaaaaaactttgatcTGTCGTTTTTAGATTAAACTATACTtctgaaaatattttatttgtgaaaaattaatatttttaatattttttgaaaattatataaatacatcgtttttagaaattttaaaaaccgTATGAAAATTGTTTTTTCAATATATAAAACCTGATGCAATTTATGAGGTCGAGATTTGTAATTAAAAAAGAATACATATATTTATAGTAAAAGATATTTACACAATGCAACAATGTACTTGTATAATTATTTCGCTTTAGATTTAATAATTCAATCAAATGGTGAATTAATTGATTGGGCAATCAATTCCAATCCAGTTCATATAATTATAAAAACTTGGATCGTATGGTTCAATATTAAATTCGACATCAACTTGGACCCTCTTTGCAAACTTAAGCAACCACGAGAGGccagaaataaaataaattgcCTCGACAAGATACTTAATTAGAGATAATTTCCATTTTCTTTGTATATATTGGTTTTATGATTTTTAGTAATCACCGTTTACTATAATTATTTTATATGAAACTAAATTAACCTTTAATATTACCATTAATTAACAAATTCTAAACAATCTCGCGAAACACTCACTCCACGTTCGTCCTCTCGCTTTAATGCTCGCCGGTTCCGATCGATAAATCAtccaataaaaatatataaattaaactatcaaaaaagaaaaaatcaACGCTATTACACTGTGCCAATCTTCTTTTCCACCAGCTACATAGTTAATGAGCGGCAACAAGTTGGTGAGGCGATGAATCACCGCCATTTCGCACCTACTCTCTTCTTATAAAAACAGAGCACTCGGAAGGAATTCCATCAACCATCAatcctcattcttcttcttcttcttcttggacgTACGTCCAATGGCTGCCTCATTGCATTGCCATCTCGTGCTCCTCTTGTTGGGCTTCTCGGCCTTTGCTCTTCCTGCCTTCGCCGGACGTGGAACTCCGGCGAGCTCCGACAAGAAGGAGCCTGACTGCTACGGCGTCCAGGAGGGCACCGTGCTCATTCCCGGCATCGGAAGGTACGAACTCGGAAGCCGTGAGTTGCCGGCGGTCGGCGGCTTGGACAGCAGCGGTCCGGCCGCGAGGAACGCCCAGTTTCTTCCCGGGATCGACGACACTTTTGTGCCCAATCCCGGGTTGGAAATTCCGAACCCGTTCCGGCCGGCGACTCCTTGATCGACCACTGCTTCTCAGTGCGGTGGGATTCGAGATGTCCTTTTGTTTGCACTATGAAATTCTCGTAATTGTCGTCGTCGCGTGGAACCTTTGCAAATTATCtcagttttttaaaataaaaatgtgaTGGTAGTACTGTTTCACCGAGGAATTTATCttataaatttccttgtttgctcCGTAAATGTCATGCTAAACTTCATGCGATAAAAAGGATATGACTGTGAACTTACATGCCGGGTACGTAGAATGGGCATGGAGCTATTGTAATTAAATCATTATTATAATTGGTACACGTTTCTTCGAGGAAAAAACTGAAATGAGAAATTCCATGTACGAAAGAAAAACCAAATCGAAATGCCTATCAATTTTAATTACAATTGACGAGGTTGTTGCCATTTAGGGCAAAAATGCCCACATTCAATGAACTGCAACCACTGAATGTACGAGCAACATGAATCAACTTTCCCTTAAACATGAAAAGCTAAAATAACTATTAATTGGAGTTGTTTTAATACTCTAACAGCAAGCCACCAAACCGACTATGGGGTAGTGACTGAGTGTAGTCTCttaaatatttatgatttaaTTCTCAATTACAGTATATTATAGGATATATTTTTTCAGTGGGATGAtaaacttgtaataaaaaaaatcaatttttgcaAGGTAAATATGAGGAAAATTTTGTAACAAAAATATTTTCGTCACAAAATTTTAagttgaaaaaaaatagaaaatcgtagcaaaatttacaataaaaaaatttataacaaaattcgttgcaaatcaaTGATCAAGGACAAAAATTATTTTCGTCGCAAAATAATGACTCTACAATTTCTACTCTAACAAACCATGAAAAAGATTTGTCATATATTAGCAACCAAAATTGATTGTCATCACATATAAGCAACAAAAATTGATTTTCATCATAGATCAGCAAtgaaaaaatttaaatcactaaTTGACGAAAATTAATTTTCTTCGTTGATATGGGACGAAAACCTTTTTCATAGCAAATAAGTAGATTTTGTAACTAAAGTTTTTATTACAAAATTTATCACAAATTTACAATTTTTTCCCCACAACAAATCGATAAATCCGATACATCGTCATACATacatataaaaattaaaacatgtaAATCAAAATCATATCTGATACCTTTATACATGGAAAACCAAAAAGATCTCATATTATATCTGATACCAAATTCCAAAACAAAGTTAATCTAAGAAATCATGAATAAAAGATCTAATAACATTATTCAAGTCAAATTAGACAATATAACAAAATTAACACCAATCTAAAATTTTTCATACTTCtttttcttccccttcttctccttttcctgCATAAAAACTTTTTTCCTTGcagaaaaaaacaaacaaataaaaattaagaTAGTTACTATGAAAATACAGAGAGAGTAGTAAACTAAAACAAAACTAATATAAATGCTCACCTCCGACATAGCTTTTCATTTATCATCACTTTCCTTGGTCACCCTGTCTGAAACAAGTTAAcactaataaaaaattcacaAACTTAATCAAGTAACGAATGATTGAAAACACTAAATCTATGACAAATAACATTTATGCATAATAATTTCAATCACAATTATCATCACCACCATCATTATTTGTGACGAATTTGACGACACTAAATCTATGACAAATAACATTTATGCACAATAATTTCAATCACAACCaccaccatcatcatcatcatctgtgACGAATTTGACTACGAATAAAATTCGtcacaaaactccaagaaattaAACACTTAGTTGATTCCCCCATCCCTCCCCTCTCTTTTTTCCCCTCGGTGACGACGACTTCGGTAGTGATTCCTCTCCGGCGCGTAAGCTCCCTCTCCCTCCCTtacccttttctcttctctttgatgggtAGCTGGCTGACCACGGCTGACCTTGCCTGGCGATGGGCGACCTCGGTCCGCCTTTGTTGGTCGTGACCGGTCTTCACTAGCCACAGCCGGCCATGGCTAGCCTTGGCTTGCCGCGACTGGATGCGGCTGACCTTGACTTCCCGCTGCTGGAATTGGTTGGCTGTAGATGGCCGAGTACTCGGCTAGCCTTGGACGGTGCCCTCTCTCTGACCTTGGCTAGCTGCAGGCTACCAATTTTGGCCTTACTTGTCCACGACCATGCCTTGGCTGACCACAATTGCCCTTGCCTATCTGTGGCTGTTTGTATTTAATTTGTTATTGTAATATTATTTGTCCATCGTCTATATTTAACGTGTTGGAGAGATATTGTTGGCGTAgcgggccagcaagaggggaggggtgaattgtctaaaataaaaaaaaatatcctcctcgttctttcaacacTAAAAAtgtaataacaataaaataagagaacTAAAGAAGACTCAGCAGTTGATTTGGTTACAAcctgggtggttgttaatccaaggcggttgaacaactcactaagaatctccttctttgaaggtgaataagccttttacacactgaaagctctaagagttgctaggaagttagcACAAGAGTTGATTAATTATTTTCTAGCTcaaggggcctttttatagctcctgaaaattctatctAAAGGCTTTAGGGTGCCTCCCAAGGGGTGGAGGTCGCCTCCAAGGTAAGATGAGTAGATAAACCTTTATCAACTCGCAAACAGTCAAGTTGATGGGTTTAAGGGCGCCCTCAAtgacattgagggcgcctccaaggcatggagggcgcctccaagacaTGGAGGGCGTCCTCCCACCTGAAGAAGGCAGAGGCGGCCTCAACACTACATTGAGGGCACATTCAGCATGTTTTTCCAGCTCCTTTAGGCCTTCgaaagctccgatcgcttgggtgattgcgaccaaccgaagtagggctcacccgaacccaattttcagccttctcctcgagcaggcttccgctccggcttatcATCCCTTGAACGTTGCGTacattcttcttgtccaccggtgtactcttccgcagctctttcgtccctcggacgcaccgagcccatcggctcccttcccgtgttgtccttctcgccaactacatcttccgctcgacttcctgcgttcctaagcttctgcacacttagacataggtaTTAAAATACAATGAGAcccaacttaacttggttgatcacatcaaaataaccatgggtccaacaatctccccctttttgatatgcatcaacccaagttgaAGTTAGGATAAAataaacaagtaatttaaagaaattatagaactaatatcatttcatgcataaaatttgcaaaaaaaaaagaaagaaattgcaATACTAAAATGAATTGATCTGTTAAAATTCAGAAAAAATAGAATAATTTGACAAAatattctaactccccctaaggttgtacctatctctccccctttgattacatcaaaaaaaACAGGGTACACAAAAAAAAAGGtacagagagaaaaaaaaaatttgagagaaaaaatttcaagttgcaaattttcaaattttccaagttaaacaaaatttgaaacaatttccaagttagaaatttaaaaaaaaacttgaaacgCTTAAATAGTTGACAAGAATTTAAAAGCATTATCTTAATTGCTtgtcagtttgtcaattaaacatttaatttgatAATCGACTTCCAAGTTGTGGTGatgcactaagccttcttggttattagattatcaaccacttctagacaaagccttttaaagaattgaaacatttaatttcttctgAAAGTCTTGATTAATAGAAGGTTTTAATCtagatatgattttggaacccaataaaggttatttcctactgggttagttagatatttggggggggggggggtacatatcctttaggtattcttctaagttgtccttgatgttttctaatgtaccagtttaattttctataaattttaagttttgacttttgaaaattattcaagcatgcatggtcatttttcaatttttttatttctatttttaatttttttattttctaattttagattatcatacaattgtagaggacatgcttttgctaaatttaattttaattcagcgttttccttttctagtttaaCTATATCTTTAGCAagacttttaataaatttaaaggactgtttgggagatagagcacgtacctcacttacctcaatttttgatgctcccctttcatcgctactttcttcttctgataatcttcccccttcatctatgctcatttttgAGCATGTCTCAtcttcatcttggtagattgctATTAGAGCAAGTCCGGCGTAGGCTTCGACTTCAGTTTCGGAGaacgatgattcatcccatgtgacctTCAGACTCCTGTGTTTAGAGGATGTCGATCTTTGagacttttctttctccttgtcccttttctttaattttgggtagtcatctttgatgtgtccttccttgttgcagttgtagcatcgaacctttcttTTTTTTGATAATCTCTCTTTGTCTgtgatttaaacttattagaccaaataaatttattaagtttatttACCAGAAGAGCTACTTCGTTTTCATCAACTGATTCGTCAAAGTCTGAATCATTGGTCCTTTCCTTCAGGGCAACGTTTTGACTCAGTCCTTTTCTTTGTCCTACGCACTGAGATTCGTGTAATTCAAAAGTATAaaaaagactttctaaagtacttacctcgagatccttggatatatagtaggaaTCTACTATAGTTGTCCATTCGGATGTTCTTGGGAACGCATTTAACGCATACCTTTGTGTGTCTCGattcgttaccgtttctccgaagTTTGTTAGTccggtgatcaactccttgattcttccatgtagttgtgctactcgttaggatgtatattaaaaatctagctttttgtaaacatttattttgaaataagaatcacattagtcaaatgtctacatttatgttaaatgtagttgtccatttaatttatattgtagataacatagtgtgtggtgccatacagaagatcatgttatcagttccttataaattataaatagtagcttacaactaagatggaatgagacaaaccattagaatggttgtagtgtaatttggtattagtttatcttaactataaaattacactagtagactatgtgtgtattgagcaagaccatttgaggttgtttctttttatactgactacataaaagaacaaaatctctgttattatagatatgtgtactcttaatcctgatataataacaagcacatatacttagtatgtatttttttaatttatcaatgggtgagatttagttcattaaatcaataggcctgataagttgggaaataatattatttatatggtgtgttgttgattatagaaggaaattgtgtcctagtaatttaggttgatgatgttcccttaaggagctcataaggattgtcat is drawn from Zingiber officinale cultivar Zhangliang chromosome 1B, Zo_v1.1, whole genome shotgun sequence and contains these coding sequences:
- the LOC122042631 gene encoding putative cell wall protein; its protein translation is MAASLHCHLVLLLLGFSAFALPAFAGRGTPASSDKKEPDCYGVQEGTVLIPGIGRYELGSRELPAVGGLDSSGPAARNAQFLPGIDDTFVPNPGLEIPNPFRPATP